In Streptomyces durocortorensis, a genomic segment contains:
- the ccrA gene encoding crotonyl-CoA carboxylase/reductase yields the protein MKEILDAIQSQDSTAADFAALSLPESYRAITVHKDEAEMFSGLESRDKDPRKSLHLDEVPVPELGPGEALVAVMASSVNYNSVWTSIFEPVSTFSFLERYGRLSELTKRHDLPYHVIGSDLAGVVLRTGPGVNAWNPGDEVVAHCLSVELESSDGHNDTMLDPEQRIWGFETNFGGLAEIALVKSNQLMPKPQHLSWEEAAAPGLVNSTAYRQLVSRNGAGMKQGDNVLIWGASGGLGSYATQFALAGGANPICVVSSPEKADICRAMGAEAVIDRNAEGYKFWKDERTQDPKEWKRFGKRIREYTGGEDIDIVFEHPGRETFGASVYVTRKGGTITTCASTSGYMHEYDNRYLWMSLKRIIGSHFANYREAWEANRLIAKGKIHPTLSKVYSLADTGQAAHDVHRNVHQGKVGVLALAPREGLGVRNQEMREQHIDAINRFRNV from the coding sequence GTGAAGGAAATCCTGGACGCGATCCAATCCCAGGACAGCACCGCCGCGGACTTCGCGGCCCTGTCCCTCCCCGAGTCCTACCGCGCGATCACCGTGCACAAGGACGAGGCGGAGATGTTCTCGGGGCTCGAATCCCGCGACAAGGACCCCCGCAAGTCGCTCCACCTCGACGAGGTCCCGGTCCCCGAACTCGGCCCCGGCGAGGCCCTCGTCGCCGTGATGGCCAGTTCGGTGAACTACAACTCCGTCTGGACCTCGATCTTCGAGCCGGTGTCGACGTTCAGCTTCCTGGAGCGGTACGGAAGGCTCAGCGAGCTCACCAAGCGCCACGACCTGCCGTACCACGTCATCGGCTCCGACCTGGCGGGCGTCGTCCTGCGCACCGGCCCCGGCGTGAACGCCTGGAACCCGGGCGACGAGGTCGTCGCGCACTGCCTCTCCGTCGAACTGGAGTCCTCCGACGGGCACAACGACACGATGCTCGACCCCGAGCAGCGCATCTGGGGTTTCGAGACGAACTTCGGCGGGCTGGCGGAGATCGCGCTCGTCAAGTCCAACCAGCTGATGCCCAAGCCCCAGCACCTCAGCTGGGAGGAGGCAGCGGCCCCGGGCCTGGTCAACTCCACCGCCTACCGCCAGCTCGTCTCGCGCAACGGCGCGGGGATGAAGCAGGGCGACAACGTGCTGATCTGGGGCGCGAGCGGCGGACTCGGCTCCTACGCCACCCAGTTCGCGCTGGCGGGCGGCGCCAACCCGATCTGTGTCGTCTCCAGCCCGGAGAAGGCCGACATCTGCCGGGCGATGGGCGCCGAGGCGGTCATCGACCGCAACGCCGAGGGCTACAAGTTCTGGAAGGACGAGCGCACCCAGGACCCGAAGGAGTGGAAGCGCTTCGGCAAGCGCATCCGCGAGTACACCGGCGGCGAGGACATCGACATCGTCTTCGAGCACCCGGGCCGCGAGACCTTCGGCGCCTCGGTCTACGTCACCCGCAAGGGCGGCACGATCACGACCTGCGCCTCCACCTCGGGCTACATGCACGAGTACGACAACCGCTACCTGTGGATGTCCCTCAAGCGGATCATCGGCTCCCACTTCGCCAACTACCGTGAGGCCTGGGAGGCCAACCGCCTCATCGCCAAGGGCAAGATCCACCCGACGCTTTCCAAGGTGTACTCCCTGGCGGACACCGGCCAGGCCGCCCACGACGTCCACCGCAACGTCCACCAGGGCAAGGTCGGCGTCCTGGCACTGGCCCCGCGCGAGGGCCTGGGCGTGCGCAACCAGGAAATGCGCGAGCAGCACATCGACGCCATCAACCGCTTCCGCAACGTCTGA
- a CDS encoding acyl-CoA dehydrogenase family protein: MTRLAQTAGLNDIQREILATVRDFVDKEIIPVATQLEHRDEYPTEIVEGLKELGLFGLMIPEEYGGLGESLLTYALCVEEIARGWMSVSGIINTHFIVAYMLKQHGTQEQKDTFLPRMALGEVRGAFSMSEPALGSDVSAISSKGVRDGEEYVLNGQKMWLTNGGTSTLVAVLCRSDEGHPEGTAPHKSMTTFLVEKEPGFGEVRPGLTIPGKIDKMGYKGVDTTELIMDDLRIPANRVLGGTTGRGFYQMMDGVEVGRVNVAARGCGVAQRAFELGVSYAQQRHTFGKPIAQHQAIQFKLAEMATKVEAAHAMMVNAARKKDSGERNDLEAGMAKYLASEYCKEVVEDAFRIHGGYGFSKEYEIERLYREAPMLLIGEGTAEIQKMIIGRRLLEEYRFQG, from the coding sequence ATGACGCGACTCGCCCAGACCGCCGGTCTGAACGACATCCAGCGGGAGATCCTCGCCACGGTCCGGGACTTCGTCGACAAGGAGATCATTCCGGTCGCGACCCAGCTGGAGCACCGCGACGAGTACCCCACGGAAATCGTGGAGGGGCTCAAGGAGCTCGGCCTGTTCGGGCTGATGATCCCCGAGGAGTACGGGGGTCTGGGTGAGTCGCTGCTCACCTACGCGCTGTGCGTGGAGGAGATCGCGCGCGGCTGGATGAGCGTGTCGGGCATCATCAACACGCATTTCATCGTGGCCTACATGCTCAAGCAGCACGGCACCCAGGAACAGAAGGACACGTTCCTGCCCCGGATGGCGCTCGGCGAGGTGCGGGGCGCGTTCTCGATGTCCGAGCCGGCGCTCGGCTCGGACGTCTCGGCGATCTCGTCCAAGGGTGTCAGGGACGGCGAGGAGTACGTTCTCAACGGCCAGAAGATGTGGCTGACGAACGGCGGAACGTCGACGCTGGTGGCTGTTCTCTGCCGAAGTGACGAAGGCCACCCCGAGGGCACCGCGCCGCACAAGTCGATGACGACCTTCCTGGTGGAGAAGGAGCCCGGATTCGGAGAGGTCCGGCCCGGCCTGACCATCCCCGGGAAGATCGACAAGATGGGTTACAAGGGCGTCGACACGACCGAGCTCATCATGGACGACCTGCGCATTCCGGCCAATCGTGTGCTCGGAGGCACGACCGGCCGAGGGTTTTACCAAATGATGGACGGCGTCGAGGTCGGCCGGGTGAATGTCGCCGCACGTGGTTGCGGTGTCGCTCAACGTGCGTTCGAACTGGGCGTTTCGTACGCCCAGCAGCGCCACACCTTCGGCAAACCGATCGCCCAGCACCAGGCGATCCAGTTCAAACTGGCCGAAATGGCCACCAAGGTCGAAGCCGCCCATGCGATGATGGTGAATGCGGCACGCAAAAAGGACTCCGGGGAACGAAACGACCTGGAGGCAGGGATGGCGAAGTACCTCGCCTCCGAGTACTGCAAGGAAGTCGTCGAAGACGCCTTCCGTATCCACGGCGGTTACGGCTTCTCCAAGGAGTACGAGATCGAGCGCCTCTACCGCGAGGCGCCGATGCTGCTGATCGGTGAAGGTACCGCCGAGATCCAGAAAATGATCATTGGCCGGCGCCTCCTGGAGGAGTACCGATTCCAGGGCTGA
- a CDS encoding MaoC family dehydratase: MQFGRTYEEFEVGAVYKHWPGKTVTEYDDHLFCLLTMNHHPLHMDSNYAEKTTDFGKNVVVGNYIYSLLLGMSVPDVSGKAIANLEVESLKHIAPTFHGDTIYGETTVLDKTPSKSKSDRGIVYVETKGYKQDGTVVCVFRRKVMVPTETYIKERGGEQPGRPTPAK, encoded by the coding sequence ATGCAGTTCGGACGCACTTACGAGGAGTTCGAGGTCGGCGCGGTCTACAAGCACTGGCCCGGAAAGACGGTCACGGAGTACGACGACCACCTCTTCTGCCTGCTGACCATGAACCACCACCCGCTGCACATGGACAGCAACTACGCGGAGAAGACGACCGACTTCGGGAAGAACGTCGTCGTCGGCAACTACATCTACTCGCTGCTGCTCGGCATGTCGGTGCCGGACGTCTCCGGGAAGGCCATCGCCAATCTGGAGGTCGAATCGCTGAAGCACATCGCGCCGACCTTCCACGGCGACACGATCTACGGCGAGACGACCGTGCTGGACAAGACGCCGTCGAAGTCCAAGAGCGATCGCGGGATCGTGTACGTCGAGACCAAGGGCTACAAGCAGGACGGCACCGTGGTCTGCGTGTTCCGCCGCAAGGTGATGGTCCCCACCGAGACGTACATCAAGGAGCGGGGCGGCGAACAGCCGGGCCGCCCGACGCCCGCCAAGTAA
- a CDS encoding GNAT family N-acetyltransferase encodes MRTDEVRALYDRTMREHARPDGPGVRVERDGPLVRQVGGRSDWNGVVWSSPDLDGEGADAAIAAQIRHCAALGLPEFEWKLYAHDRPADLGDRLRAAGFVPEPPETLLAAPAGPLTGAAPLPEGVTLRRVSDAAGAELMALAHERAFGTDGTRLLHQVVKRLESAPDDFVALVVTAGGEPVSSARMELYPGTGFAGLWGGGTVAAWRGRGIYRALVAHRARIAAERGYRYLQVDASDMSAPILVRLGFRELGATTPYVYRPGP; translated from the coding sequence ATGCGAACCGACGAAGTACGTGCCCTGTACGACCGCACGATGCGCGAGCACGCCCGACCCGACGGCCCCGGCGTCCGGGTCGAGCGCGATGGGCCCCTGGTGCGCCAGGTGGGCGGCCGGAGCGACTGGAACGGGGTCGTCTGGTCGTCCCCGGACCTGGACGGCGAAGGGGCCGACGCGGCGATCGCGGCCCAGATCCGGCACTGCGCGGCGCTCGGCCTCCCGGAATTCGAGTGGAAGCTGTACGCGCACGACCGGCCGGCCGATCTGGGTGACCGGCTGCGGGCGGCCGGGTTCGTGCCGGAGCCGCCGGAAACCCTGCTGGCGGCCCCGGCCGGGCCGCTCACCGGGGCGGCCCCCCTGCCCGAGGGCGTCACGCTGCGCCGTGTGAGCGACGCGGCGGGGGCGGAGCTGATGGCGCTGGCCCATGAGCGGGCGTTCGGCACGGACGGCACCCGCCTCCTGCACCAGGTCGTGAAGCGGCTGGAATCGGCCCCCGACGACTTCGTGGCGCTCGTCGTCACGGCCGGCGGGGAGCCGGTCAGCTCGGCCCGTATGGAGCTGTACCCGGGGACGGGCTTCGCGGGGCTCTGGGGCGGCGGGACGGTCGCCGCCTGGCGGGGCAGGGGCATCTACCGGGCGCTGGTCGCCCACCGGGCACGGATCGCCGCCGAGCGCGGCTACCGGTATCTCCAGGTCGACGCGAGCGACATGTCGGCCCCGATCCTGGTCCGGCTCGGCTTCAGGGAGCTCGGGGCGACGACGCCGTATGTGTACCGACCCGGCCCGTAA
- a CDS encoding protein meaA: MNERQKDRPWLMRTYAGHSTAEASNELYRRNLAKGQTGLSVAFDLPTQTGYDPDHILARGEVGRVGVPVSHLGDMRRLFQDIPLEQMNTSMTINATAMWLLALYQVVAEEQGADPAKLQGTTQNDIVKEYLSRGTHVFPPVPSLRLTTDMITYTVNRIPKWNPINICSYHLQEAGATPVQEIAYAMSTAIAVLDAVRDSGQVPEEKFGDVVARISFFVNAGVRFIEEMCKMRAFGRIWDRVTRERYGIANAKQRRFRYGVQVNSLGLTEAQPENNVQRIVLEMLAVTLSKDARARAVQLPAWNEALGLPRPWDQQWSLRIQQVLAHESDLLEYEDIFAGSHVIEAKVDALVEESMAEIDRIQQMGGAMAAVESGYLKSELVSSHAARRARIEGGEEKIVGVNIYETTEPNPLTSDLDGAIMTVDPENEARVVAALHEWRDNRDEARATEALAALKKAAAGTRNMMEATVECARAGVTTGEWSWALRDVFGEFRAPTGVSSAPVAIAAEPGSTLALVREKVARTAADLGVGRLRLLVGKPGLDGHSNGAEQIAVRARDAGFEVVYQGIRLTPEQITDAALAEDVHCVGLSILSGSHAELVPDVLNRLREAGAPDIPVIAGGIIPPADAAALIEAGVAAVFTPKDFGITEIIGRIVDEIRKANKLDPLEVPA; this comes from the coding sequence ATGAACGAACGTCAGAAGGACCGGCCCTGGCTCATGCGGACGTACGCCGGTCACTCGACCGCCGAGGCGTCCAACGAGCTGTACCGCCGCAACCTCGCCAAGGGACAGACGGGTCTCTCGGTCGCCTTCGATCTGCCCACGCAGACCGGATACGACCCGGACCACATTCTCGCCCGCGGCGAGGTGGGCCGTGTCGGTGTGCCCGTCTCACACCTCGGTGACATGCGCCGGCTGTTCCAGGACATCCCCCTGGAGCAGATGAACACCTCGATGACGATCAACGCGACCGCCATGTGGCTGCTGGCGCTCTACCAGGTGGTCGCGGAGGAGCAGGGGGCCGACCCCGCCAAGCTCCAGGGGACCACGCAGAACGACATCGTGAAGGAGTACCTCTCGCGCGGGACCCACGTCTTCCCGCCGGTGCCCTCACTACGGCTGACCACCGACATGATCACGTACACGGTCAACCGCATCCCCAAGTGGAACCCGATCAACATCTGCAGCTACCACCTCCAGGAGGCGGGGGCGACCCCGGTCCAGGAGATCGCGTACGCCATGTCGACCGCCATCGCGGTGCTCGACGCGGTCCGCGACTCGGGCCAGGTCCCGGAGGAGAAGTTCGGTGACGTGGTCGCCCGGATCTCGTTCTTCGTGAACGCGGGCGTCCGCTTCATCGAGGAGATGTGCAAGATGCGCGCCTTCGGCCGGATCTGGGACCGCGTCACGCGGGAGCGGTACGGCATCGCCAACGCCAAGCAGCGCCGTTTCCGCTACGGCGTCCAGGTCAACTCCCTCGGCCTGACCGAGGCGCAGCCGGAGAACAACGTCCAACGCATCGTCCTGGAGATGCTGGCCGTCACCCTCTCCAAGGACGCCCGCGCCCGCGCGGTGCAGCTCCCCGCCTGGAACGAGGCACTGGGGCTGCCACGCCCCTGGGACCAGCAGTGGTCGCTCCGCATCCAGCAGGTGCTGGCCCACGAGAGCGATCTGCTGGAGTACGAGGACATCTTCGCCGGATCGCACGTCATCGAGGCCAAGGTGGACGCCCTGGTCGAGGAGTCGATGGCGGAGATCGACCGCATCCAGCAGATGGGCGGCGCGATGGCGGCCGTCGAGTCCGGCTACCTCAAGTCCGAGCTGGTCTCCTCGCACGCGGCGCGGCGGGCCCGGATCGAGGGCGGCGAGGAGAAGATCGTCGGCGTCAACATCTACGAGACGACCGAGCCCAACCCGCTCACCTCCGACCTCGACGGCGCGATCATGACGGTCGACCCCGAGAACGAGGCCCGGGTCGTCGCCGCCCTGCACGAGTGGCGGGACAACCGCGACGAGGCCCGGGCGACGGAGGCGCTGGCCGCGCTGAAGAAGGCCGCCGCGGGCACCCGGAACATGATGGAAGCCACCGTCGAATGCGCTCGCGCGGGCGTCACCACCGGCGAGTGGTCCTGGGCACTGCGGGACGTCTTCGGCGAGTTCCGCGCGCCCACCGGGGTCTCCTCGGCCCCGGTGGCGATCGCCGCCGAGCCGGGCAGCACGCTCGCCCTGGTCCGCGAGAAGGTCGCCCGTACCGCCGCCGACCTGGGCGTGGGGCGGCTGCGCCTGCTGGTCGGCAAGCCCGGTCTGGACGGGCACTCCAACGGCGCGGAGCAGATCGCCGTACGGGCCAGGGACGCCGGGTTCGAGGTGGTCTACCAGGGCATCCGGCTCACCCCCGAGCAGATCACCGACGCGGCGCTCGCCGAGGACGTGCACTGCGTGGGGCTGTCGATCCTGTCCGGCTCGCACGCGGAGCTGGTGCCCGACGTGCTGAACCGGCTGCGCGAGGCCGGGGCCCCGGACATTCCGGTGATCGCGGGCGGCATCATCCCGCCGGCGGACGCCGCCGCACTCATCGAAGCCGGTGTGGCCGCCGTCTTCACCCCGAAGGACTTCGGCATCACGGAGATCATCGGCCGTATCGTCGACGAGATCCGGAAAGCGAACAAGCTCGACCCTCTGGAGGTCCCCGCATGA
- a CDS encoding HpcH/HpaI aldolase/citrate lyase family protein codes for MTTPTTPVNRLRPRRSCLAVPGSNPRFLEKAQGLPADQVFLDLEDACAPLAKEGARHTIVDALNNGDWSGKTRVVRVNDWTTHWTYRDVITVVEGAGPNLDCIMLPKVQDAQQVVALDLLLTQIEKTMGFEVGKIGIEAQIENAKGLVNIDDIAAASPRLETLIFGPADFMASINMKTLVVGQQPPGYPADAYHYILMRILMAARTHDLQAIDGPFLQIRDVDAYREVAGRAAALGFDGKWVLHPGQVDAANEVFSPSQEDYDHAELILDAYDWCTSEAGGKKGSAMLGDEMIDEASRKMALVIAGKGRAAGMQRTSKFEAPEA; via the coding sequence ATGACCACGCCCACCACCCCCGTGAACCGGCTGCGCCCCCGGCGCTCGTGTCTGGCCGTGCCGGGCTCGAACCCGCGCTTCCTGGAGAAGGCCCAGGGCCTCCCGGCCGACCAGGTCTTCCTGGACCTGGAGGACGCCTGCGCGCCGCTCGCCAAGGAGGGCGCCCGCCACACGATCGTGGACGCGCTGAACAACGGTGACTGGAGCGGCAAGACCCGGGTCGTGCGGGTCAACGACTGGACGACGCACTGGACGTACCGGGACGTCATCACGGTCGTCGAGGGCGCGGGTCCCAACCTCGACTGCATCATGCTGCCGAAGGTCCAGGACGCCCAGCAGGTCGTGGCGCTGGACCTGCTGCTGACCCAGATCGAGAAGACGATGGGCTTCGAAGTCGGGAAGATCGGCATCGAGGCGCAGATCGAGAACGCCAAGGGCCTGGTGAACATCGACGACATCGCCGCCGCCTCGCCGCGCCTGGAGACGCTGATCTTCGGCCCGGCGGACTTCATGGCGTCGATCAACATGAAGACCCTGGTCGTCGGCCAGCAGCCGCCCGGCTACCCGGCGGACGCCTACCACTACATCCTGATGCGCATCCTGATGGCGGCCCGTACGCACGATCTCCAGGCGATCGACGGCCCGTTCCTCCAGATCCGTGACGTGGACGCCTACCGCGAGGTCGCGGGCCGCGCGGCCGCTCTCGGCTTCGACGGCAAGTGGGTGCTGCACCCGGGCCAGGTCGACGCGGCCAACGAGGTGTTCTCGCCCTCGCAGGAGGACTACGACCACGCCGAGCTGATCCTCGACGCCTATGACTGGTGCACCTCCGAAGCGGGCGGCAAGAAGGGCTCGGCGATGCTCGGCGACGAGATGATCGACGAGGCCAGCCGCAAGATGGCCCTGGTCATCGCGGGCAAGGGCCGGGCCGCCGGAATGCAGCGCACCTCCAAGTTCGAAGCCCCGGAGGCCTGA
- a CDS encoding TetR family transcriptional regulator, with the protein MSQPARPPRATAASDAPETTTAGTRAAAQRLKMRRELAAAAMELFATKGYEATTVDEIAGAAGVARRTFFRHFRSKEEAIFPDHDDTLVRAEAVLHAAPAHEHPLDTVCRGIKEVMKMYAAKPAVSVARYKLTREVPTLREAEIASVARYERLFTRYLLGHFDERDHHVGNDDPLLAEVAASAVVTAHNHVLRRWLRAGGQGDVEAQLDRAFAIVRDTFGTGIGAGRTAGADPERAPAATIAEQGEVLVAVARTDAPLDEVMRTIQQALQDR; encoded by the coding sequence ATGTCCCAGCCCGCCAGGCCACCCCGTGCCACCGCAGCGTCCGACGCCCCGGAGACCACCACCGCGGGAACCCGCGCCGCCGCCCAACGGCTGAAGATGCGCCGCGAGCTGGCCGCCGCCGCGATGGAGCTCTTCGCCACGAAGGGCTACGAGGCGACGACCGTCGACGAGATCGCGGGCGCCGCGGGCGTCGCCCGACGGACCTTCTTCCGGCACTTCCGCTCCAAGGAAGAGGCGATCTTCCCGGACCACGACGACACCCTCGTCAGGGCCGAGGCCGTCCTCCATGCCGCCCCCGCGCACGAGCATCCGCTCGACACCGTCTGCCGCGGCATCAAGGAAGTCATGAAGATGTACGCGGCCAAGCCCGCCGTCTCCGTGGCCCGTTACAAACTGACCCGCGAGGTGCCGACCCTCCGGGAGGCCGAGATCGCTTCGGTTGCCCGCTACGAGCGGCTGTTCACCCGCTATCTCCTGGGCCACTTCGACGAGCGCGACCACCATGTGGGCAACGACGACCCGTTGCTGGCGGAGGTCGCCGCCTCCGCCGTGGTCACCGCACACAACCACGTACTGCGCCGCTGGCTGCGGGCGGGCGGCCAGGGCGATGTGGAGGCCCAGCTCGACCGGGCCTTCGCCATCGTGCGCGACACCTTCGGCACGGGCATCGGCGCGGGCCGGACCGCAGGGGCCGATCCCGAGCGCGCCCCGGCCGCGACGATCGCCGAGCAGGGCGAGGTGCTGGTCGCGGTGGCCCGCACCGACGCCCCGCTGGACGAGGTCATGCGCACGATCCAGCAGGCGCTCCAGGACCGCTGA
- a CDS encoding phosphatidylserine decarboxylase, translating into MPDSPTSAPRGGVRIARGASPWLLPTVATAALSLARARKSGRWAAVAVPTTALAAGMLWFFRDPEREITDGRVISPADGVVQSIMPWKDGRTRVAIFMSPLNVHVNRAPLAGTVTSVEHIPGGFVPAFNKESENNERVVWHFDTELGDIEMVQIAGAVARRIVPYLPEGTKVEQGERIGLIRFGSRVDIYLPEGIDVAVEVGQATTAGVTRIDRD; encoded by the coding sequence ATGCCCGACAGCCCTACCTCTGCACCCCGCGGCGGGGTCCGCATCGCCCGCGGAGCATCGCCCTGGCTCCTGCCGACCGTCGCCACCGCAGCCCTCAGCCTGGCCCGCGCCCGCAAGTCGGGGCGCTGGGCGGCCGTGGCCGTGCCCACCACCGCGCTCGCGGCGGGCATGCTGTGGTTCTTCCGTGACCCCGAGCGCGAGATCACTGACGGCCGGGTGATCTCCCCGGCCGACGGTGTGGTGCAGAGCATCATGCCGTGGAAGGACGGGCGCACCCGCGTCGCGATCTTCATGAGCCCCCTCAACGTCCACGTCAACCGCGCGCCGCTGGCGGGCACCGTGACGTCGGTCGAGCACATCCCGGGCGGGTTCGTTCCGGCGTTCAACAAGGAGAGCGAGAACAACGAGCGCGTTGTCTGGCACTTCGACACCGAGCTCGGCGACATCGAGATGGTGCAGATCGCGGGAGCGGTCGCCCGTCGGATCGTGCCGTACCTCCCCGAGGGCACGAAGGTCGAGCAGGGCGAGCGCATCGGCCTGATCCGCTTCGGCTCGCGCGTGGACATCTACCTCCCGGAGGGTATCGATGTCGCGGTCGAGGTCGGCCAGGCCACCACCGCGGGGGTGACTCGAATTGACCGTGATTGA
- the pssA gene encoding CDP-diacylglycerol--serine O-phosphatidyltransferase, with product MTVIDPDTKAGWVPEADEARDTDSAEDMPLSMRLSIADTLTLGNATCGFMAVYFTTTGILIPHLTGSDETGMARHSAATAVILMLMAAIFDLFDGLVARKLRSSPMGAELDNLSDLISFGLAPAYFVLVYGMVADDAHQRVSALAAIVVLLAVVLRLARFSCVTLKDGMFQGMPSPFGALTVISIVLLELPFVPTLLAIIGVAWLMVSRVEYPKPRGVLAVAMLSWIVAAMGLLAAWAFDAPGGQLLLQTGCALQVVLGAVIPLFATARRVNTFRDNRREARAAQLP from the coding sequence TTGACCGTGATTGATCCGGATACCAAGGCCGGCTGGGTTCCTGAGGCCGACGAGGCGAGAGACACCGACAGCGCGGAGGACATGCCGCTGTCGATGCGGCTGTCGATAGCGGACACGCTCACGCTCGGTAATGCGACGTGCGGGTTCATGGCGGTGTACTTCACCACCACGGGCATTCTGATCCCCCACCTCACGGGCAGCGACGAGACGGGCATGGCCAGGCACTCCGCCGCCACGGCGGTGATCCTCATGCTGATGGCCGCGATCTTCGACCTGTTCGACGGACTGGTGGCGCGCAAGCTGCGCTCCTCGCCGATGGGCGCCGAGCTGGACAACCTCTCGGACCTCATCAGCTTCGGACTCGCGCCGGCCTACTTCGTGCTCGTGTACGGGATGGTCGCGGACGACGCCCATCAGCGGGTGTCGGCGCTGGCTGCGATCGTGGTGCTCCTGGCGGTGGTGCTCAGGCTGGCCAGATTCTCCTGCGTGACCTTGAAGGACGGCATGTTCCAGGGCATGCCTAGCCCCTTCGGAGCGCTCACGGTCATCTCGATCGTGCTCCTGGAGCTGCCCTTCGTTCCGACGCTGCTGGCCATCATCGGTGTGGCATGGCTGATGGTGAGCCGGGTGGAGTACCCCAAGCCGCGGGGCGTCCTCGCGGTGGCGATGCTCAGCTGGATCGTGGCCGCGATGGGCCTGCTCGCCGCCTGGGCGTTCGACGCGCCCGGCGGTCAGCTGCTGCTCCAGACGGGCTGCGCGCTCCAGGTGGTGCTCGGCGCGGTGATCCCGCTGTTCGCCACGGCGCGACGGGTGAACACGTTCCGTGACAACCGGCGCGAGGCGCGGGCGGCACAACTGCCGTAG